A stretch of DNA from Bactrocera neohumeralis isolate Rockhampton chromosome 6, APGP_CSIRO_Bneo_wtdbg2-racon-allhic-juicebox.fasta_v2, whole genome shotgun sequence:
ATGCACTCGGGCCAGCATAAATGTCTGAACATGGATTCGAGGAGGCACCCTTACCCATCCAATGGAAGCCAAAGTTACGATTCGGATCGGTACCATAGCATGTGACGCCGTTCTCTGTCACTGGCTGACGTGTCTTACGCCATAAACGGAAAGCGCTCGCCGATTGTGTATACTCATAGCCATCAGCATTCATCACCGGTAATATAACCCAATCGTAATCTTGCAATAACTCAGCGTGAGCTTCAAAATTCTCCACCAATTCACCAATAGCATAAACTACAGTGGCTGGTGAGATCCATTCGCGTGCATGGAAGGCGCCATCCATGAAGACCACATTCTTGCCGGTAACGCCATCACCATTGGTAATGGTAATCGTTTTGAGTATGCGTCCCTCATAGGTCTTACCCACAATTCGTACGAATACGCGTGTGGGATAACGTGCCGCCAGATCGTCCAAGTAAGCATTGATCTCGTCGTGCGAGTAGTAACGTTCGGTACCCAAACGACCGGTGCCGTTGTAAGGCTTCGCCTGACGTAGCATACGGTTCTGCAGCACCTCAGTTTGAATGGTGCGTCCGAAATTGGTGTTTTTCAATTCAAATGGTATTTTTTGACTACGCAGCTCTGCTTGGAAACTCTCATCATGCGCGGGCGCTACAAGCACACGAGCTTTTTGCGTGTGCAAACGACTTAGCGACAGGAAGTCATACTTATCGGCATCCTCTTGGGCGAGCGCGTTTAGCGCATTCCTTTGAGCAATCGTCTCCGTTGCAATTTCGTATAATTTGTAGCTGAAAATAGCGTTCAGATTTCTGTCATAAATGGGGTTCGGGAAAAGTCAATTCTTCGTCTTACCCTTCATATGAACCCGCCGCAGCGAACTCAAAGGTTACCCATAAAAGCGCCAAGAGACGCAAGACTTTCACTGCCATTATTATCACAACCTTCGCAGCTTAACTCCACTAATGAACTAACTTCTCACATACTCAATTGCTATATATtgagttgttaatttttttgaattgccCTACGACTGATTGATAGTAGCTGGGCTTATCAATATAGCCAGTTCACGCGCGCCACTTCATATCGTTAATTATTCGGTACAATTAAGTACTTCTGATTTGCCTCCGGAGCATTTGCTCTAttgatatatatacaatattgtaGAAACATCTTGCAAACCGTgccattcttcatcttatcttAGTGCCTAATTAGCCGATAAGCACTTCGTCTCACTTATAATTCTATTGCTGAGTAAATATAGCGAAGAATTGTGGTTAGTATAAGAGGCTAAACTTCAACTTTGTAATCGTTCATACTAGTGATTTACAACAACAAGCGTTAATTAATACTTTTGTGTTGAGTGTAAAAAATTTGAtagtaaacaataaatttgaGTAGCTCATGTTAGGGATGATAATATTTCTCGTTAATTGACTTTGAAACTAGTTAAAGTTAGGTTAGTTTAGTTGGTGATTTCGGTGTTTGTTAACTATCTCAATCTATTCGGAAGCATGTATAAATTGGAGATAGAAGGAactaaaaatatagtaaaaaacaCCCGACACTCCTTCGTATATATTCGAAAGGGTCTGTCGTTTAACAAGAGACAGATTCCAGTCAGAAAACATCAATTAACTCTTAGCCCTTCTCTATATTTTTCGTACCTTTCTGTTTTTACCTCTGTTTATCTCTTTTAATCTGTCTGTCTTTATCGAGGCAGAAGTATTAGGTTAGATTACGTTCGGTGTCTAATCTAAGAATCGGACTTGGACTACAATACGCAGTCTCttgttaaaacataaaaatagtacACCAGTAGACGATCTTATAAAACGACAAAGCGCCTTGTGACCAGTACAAATTTGCTTAGACGTATACTTTCTATTCTCGCCAGATCAGTGCGACTGCAGAAAATGTGAGCTCCGAAAGCTAAATCTCGCTAACGCGGGGCAATCAAAAAGGAAGTGTTTAGATGCTTGAACTGCATTGTCTTCTATACAGCTTTTTTAGCTGGTTAAGATAATTTATATTACATTGTGGATGCCGATAGGACAATGGCTTGTTAGAGTCCCCTCAAATAGGGAGAGGTTAGTTTTACTGAGGGATCACCGGATCTCTTACTTTCGATTTTGAGCCAAAAGGATTTCACGACAGCTGATGAACGGATTTAGCTTAGCGCTGACCAAGCTTTCACGAAGCGCTTTTATACAGTAATAGAAAACACGAGAAAAGTGGAACACCGATCCGTTCCTATTCTGCTGATAGCTGGGCTAGAGTGCTTCGATACCTGCGATTCGACCTGAGGTATTGGTAGTTGAATACTTTTGGGTGTGCACGCACCGAGtgaattcggtagagggcgttccaagctaacgaacgagcggctggttagTTATCTCCgaacacctggagagtcagtACAAACATTTTTGCGCGACGTGTtgctgtgagtggtgcaagccgaaaatgcagcgttcgttggAGCAGAGTCCTCAAGatactcaaacgaagggtcaatcgagtccgacaagacatcgcagccgattggaaggccgatgaaaggcaagcattttgagacgacagaggggagcCAAGCAGCATGCTCTCAAGGCTATACCGAAGAATGCCTTccatgacgccttcaatgcttagaaatagcactggcagcgctgcatcgacgaagaaggagcctattttgaaagattttaaagaattgtaacgattggttcaatacattttttttaattttactaatgaaacaaaaaatgcacTCGGCTAGCAAATCTGAGTGATTATGAACATAAATAGATGGAAACAAaggtttaaaaaacttttaaattttattaaggaaGCAATAAGAGTTCGGCATTATTTCAAAAGCGCCCAATTCTTTACAAGTTAATGCTTTACACTAATGGATATTTCTCAGTCACTTTCTTTCCCATAGCACGAATGCCGACCCAAGTCTCTTTCACCAGACGATCAACAGAGGATGCTGGTGGATCGAAACCATAAATGCCACCACGTGGCAATTCCATAGTGAAGGAAATAGGGAAGCCGGCTTGGAATGCGTAGTCATCACTGGCACCAGCAGCCTCACCTAAGAGACCAGTTGATGAGCCAACAGTATACTTAGTGCCACTGTATGCTTTGATAGCGTCTGCGCCAGCCAAGCCAACTTCGTGCAAATCGTCGGCAGTTTCCGGAAGTTCGCTGTGAATAAGAAGAATATGCGataattacaattataataaacaacTTCATGTTTTTTAACTAGTATTTACCTGGTATATCCCCATGGATACAGCACATAGCTACCATATGAATGGAGAGTCAAATACATAATACCGCGACCGCTGTACGTGTGAATAAGATCGCGTACGACAACAGTTTCGGGTTCCGAAAATGCTTGCGGGCCAGCGTAGGTAATAGAGCAATAATCCGAAGATGCGCCTTTGCCCAACCAATGGAAATCGAAATTGCGGTTTGGATCAGTACCATAGCATGTTTTTCCATTAATTGTCACCGGTTGACGAGTCTTGCGCCATAAACGTGTGCTGCTTGACTCCTGTGAATACTCATAACCATCAGCGTTGACCACGGGCAACACAATCCAATCATAATCTAGTAAGAGATCAGCATTTTCCTCGAAA
This window harbors:
- the LOC126762476 gene encoding carboxypeptidase B-like, encoding MLLKALLFVAGVVALASAEKYDGYKVYEVTPTTAEQIETLITLSEDADKFDFLSLSRISGDSARVLISPEIEEYFKNILEQKNISYKLEDSNFGRSVNTEILENRLLRQLKPYSGTGRLGTERYYTQSEINAYLDDLAARYPSRVSLKVVGKSYEGRTLKTITITNGDGRLGKNVILMDGGFHAREWISPASAVYAIGELVENFEENADLLLDYDWIVLPVVNADGYEYSQESSSTRLWRKTRQPVTINGKTCYGTDPNRNFDFHWLGKGASSDYCSITYAGPQAFSEPETVVVRDLIHTYSGRGIMYLTLHSYGSYVLYPWGYTSELPETADDLHEVGLAGADAIKAYSGTKYTVGSSTGLLGEAAGASDDYAFQAGFPISFTMELPRGGIYGFDPPASSVDRLVKETWVGIRAMGKKVTEKYPLV
- the LOC126762475 gene encoding carboxypeptidase B-like yields the protein MAVKVLRLLALLWVTFEFAAAGSYEGYKLYEIATETIAQRNALNALAQEDADKYDFLSLSRLHTQKARVLVAPAHDESFQAELRSQKIPFELKNTNFGRTIQTEVLQNRMLRQAKPYNGTGRLGTERYYSHDEINAYLDDLAARYPTRVFVRIVGKTYEGRILKTITITNGDGVTGKNVVFMDGAFHAREWISPATVVYAIGELVENFEAHAELLQDYDWVILPVMNADGYEYTQSASAFRLWRKTRQPVTENGVTCYGTDPNRNFGFHWMGKGASSNPCSDIYAGPSAFSEPEAVVVRDIMHSLRDRGILYLTIHSYGYALFYPWGWGPELPDTWEDLHEVAMVGADAIRDYSGTEYEVGSSTALYGEAAGASDDYAFSEGFTLSYTMELPHGGDSGFDPPPSDIDRLVKETWTGIRAMGKKVTTKYPTPKQTLS